In one window of Rathayibacter caricis DSM 15933 DNA:
- a CDS encoding aliphatic sulfonate ABC transporter substrate-binding protein codes for MSFTTTALTRRTALAGLLTAAAVPLLAGCVQGEGSGGAAAATADAAEGAVTQGGTLTLDFATYNPLSLVIKEKGWLEAALAEQQVTVAWVQSAGSNKANEALRAGAIDVGSTAGSAALLARSNGSPIKTIDIFSQPEWSALVVPAGSSITSVEQLAGKQIAATKGTDPYFFLVQALEAAGLGIDDVTVQNLQHADGWAALQNGSVDAWAGLDPIMAGAEAAGATLLYRNVDFNSYGLLNATESFLAEKPDLAQTVVNAYEHARAWALENQEETASILASVAGLDVAVATTVITERSNLDVDNVPGSAQTDVLAVIGPIFVENGDVASQDQVDEALDTLLDDTYAKAADPDAIGD; via the coding sequence ATGTCGTTCACCACCACCGCGCTCACGCGCCGCACCGCCCTCGCAGGCCTGCTGACCGCCGCCGCCGTGCCGCTGCTCGCGGGCTGCGTCCAGGGCGAGGGCTCCGGCGGCGCCGCGGCCGCCACCGCCGACGCCGCCGAGGGCGCCGTCACGCAGGGCGGCACCCTCACGCTCGACTTCGCGACCTACAACCCGCTGAGCCTGGTCATCAAGGAGAAGGGCTGGCTCGAGGCCGCCCTCGCCGAGCAGCAGGTCACCGTCGCCTGGGTGCAGTCCGCCGGGTCCAACAAGGCGAACGAGGCGCTGCGCGCCGGAGCGATCGACGTCGGCTCGACCGCCGGCTCCGCCGCCCTGCTCGCCCGGTCCAACGGCTCGCCCATCAAGACGATCGACATCTTCTCGCAGCCGGAGTGGTCGGCCCTCGTCGTCCCCGCCGGCTCGAGCATCACGAGCGTCGAGCAGCTCGCGGGCAAGCAGATCGCCGCGACCAAGGGCACCGACCCCTACTTCTTCCTCGTGCAGGCCCTCGAGGCCGCCGGGCTCGGGATCGACGACGTCACCGTGCAGAACCTGCAGCACGCCGACGGCTGGGCCGCCCTGCAGAACGGCTCGGTCGACGCGTGGGCCGGTCTCGACCCGATCATGGCCGGCGCCGAGGCCGCCGGGGCGACGCTGCTCTACCGCAACGTCGACTTCAACTCCTACGGCCTCCTGAACGCGACCGAGAGCTTCCTCGCCGAGAAGCCCGACCTCGCGCAGACGGTCGTGAACGCCTACGAGCACGCCCGTGCCTGGGCGCTCGAGAACCAGGAGGAGACCGCGAGCATCCTCGCCTCCGTCGCCGGTCTCGACGTCGCGGTCGCGACCACGGTGATCACCGAGCGCAGCAACCTCGACGTCGACAACGTGCCCGGATCGGCGCAGACCGACGTGCTCGCGGTGATCGGCCCGATCTTCGTCGAGAACGGCGACGTCGCCTCGCAGGACCAGGTCGACGAGGCGCTCGACACGCTGCTCGACGACACCTACGCGAAGGCTGCCGACCCCGACGCGATCGGCGACTGA
- a CDS encoding GNAT family N-acetyltransferase: protein MDPRVLDRLAAAAWPALETRELDGWLLRAASGVTKRANSVLTSGAVTDPERAIDAAEAFAREHAIPPLLQLGPATLPADLPERLAARGYAPHERTLVLTGTVQEALAALSGPPAVVEPAPSEGWLSLWWSVDGRGGAAERDVAQRILAGCDSSYALVRDERGAAACGRLAYATGGDTPWCGLFSLATRPDARRRGHAASVLRSLLGQAESRGVAHYWIQVLEANAPARRLYSALGATESSWYEYWRRP from the coding sequence ATGGACCCGCGCGTGCTCGATCGCCTCGCCGCCGCCGCCTGGCCGGCGCTCGAGACCCGTGAGCTCGACGGCTGGCTGCTGCGCGCCGCGTCCGGAGTCACGAAGCGCGCCAACTCGGTCCTCACGTCCGGCGCCGTCACCGACCCCGAGCGCGCGATCGACGCCGCGGAGGCGTTCGCGCGCGAGCACGCGATCCCTCCGCTCCTGCAGCTCGGACCGGCGACCCTGCCCGCCGATCTCCCCGAGCGCCTGGCCGCCCGCGGCTACGCGCCGCACGAGCGCACGCTCGTCCTCACGGGCACGGTCCAGGAGGCGCTCGCCGCGCTGAGCGGGCCGCCCGCGGTCGTGGAGCCCGCCCCGTCCGAGGGCTGGCTGTCGCTCTGGTGGTCCGTCGACGGCCGCGGAGGCGCCGCCGAGCGCGACGTCGCGCAGCGGATCCTCGCGGGCTGCGACTCCTCCTACGCCCTCGTCCGCGACGAGCGGGGCGCAGCCGCCTGCGGTCGGCTCGCGTACGCGACCGGCGGGGACACGCCCTGGTGCGGGCTCTTCTCCCTCGCCACCCGCCCGGACGCGCGGCGCCGCGGCCACGCCGCGTCCGTCCTCCGCTCGCTCCTCGGGCAGGCCGAGTCGCGAGGCGTCGCGCACTACTGGATCCAGGTCCTCGAGGCCAACGCCCCGGCCCGCCGCCTCTACTCCGCCCTCGGCGCGACGGAGTCGTCCTGGTACGAGTACTGGCGCCGCCCCTGA
- a CDS encoding sensor histidine kinase, with amino-acid sequence MSRGADTVAAADPFDAGWSRRPPTRSNYVRDAVGAGVLLLATVLSVLLYTSAGFPDAAHPIVSAHWAVALTLPLAFRRRFPATVAIVLAVVYALGLVLQVPESLFNQICLFLAIYTVGAWGADRRRALVVRLLIAIAMLGWLVTTLVSGDWLNRTVPSTEAVGPLSPYLAESALVVLVNLLYFGSAYVFGEASWQSARRLEALEARTAELDDERERSSRRAVTSERLRIARELHDVVAHHVSVMGVQAGAARRVLARDPEKAARSLSAIENDARSAIDELHRILVALRAEETTPAGVTDSAPTDSASTRGVAQLEELVQASAGSGLPTSFRTLGVPREIPATVGLSLYRIAQESLTNVRKHAGPSAQAELRLRYLDDAVELEVADDGGTGPHPTVPASCGLGQTGMRERAAAVGGRIEMGPRGDGYLVHVHVPLSRVRAPERPLEPVASTGASRGRTDAASGGRA; translated from the coding sequence ATGTCCCGAGGTGCCGACACCGTCGCCGCCGCCGATCCCTTCGACGCCGGCTGGTCGAGGAGACCGCCCACGCGCTCGAACTACGTGCGCGACGCGGTGGGCGCGGGAGTCCTGCTGCTGGCGACCGTGCTCTCGGTCCTGCTCTACACCTCCGCCGGCTTCCCGGATGCGGCGCATCCGATCGTCAGCGCGCACTGGGCCGTGGCTCTCACGCTGCCGCTGGCGTTCCGCCGCCGGTTCCCGGCCACCGTCGCGATCGTCCTCGCGGTGGTCTACGCGCTCGGCCTCGTGCTGCAGGTGCCGGAGTCGCTGTTCAACCAGATCTGCCTGTTCCTCGCGATCTACACGGTGGGCGCGTGGGGGGCGGACCGGCGCCGCGCCCTCGTGGTGCGCCTCCTGATCGCGATCGCGATGCTGGGCTGGCTCGTGACCACGCTCGTGAGCGGCGACTGGTTGAACCGCACCGTGCCCTCGACCGAGGCCGTCGGGCCGCTCTCGCCCTACCTGGCGGAGTCGGCGCTCGTGGTCCTGGTGAACCTGCTCTACTTCGGCAGCGCGTACGTCTTCGGCGAGGCGTCCTGGCAGTCGGCGCGCCGGCTCGAGGCGCTGGAGGCGCGCACGGCCGAGCTCGACGACGAGCGCGAGCGCTCCTCCCGCCGCGCCGTCACGTCGGAGCGGCTGCGGATCGCCCGCGAGCTGCACGACGTCGTGGCGCACCACGTCAGCGTGATGGGCGTGCAGGCGGGAGCGGCCCGCCGCGTCCTCGCACGGGACCCCGAGAAGGCGGCGCGGTCGCTCAGCGCGATCGAGAACGACGCGCGCTCGGCGATCGACGAGCTGCACCGCATCCTGGTCGCCCTCCGCGCCGAGGAGACGACCCCCGCGGGCGTCACCGACTCTGCTCCCACCGACTCCGCCTCGACCCGCGGAGTCGCGCAGCTCGAGGAGCTCGTCCAGGCATCCGCGGGCTCCGGACTCCCCACCTCGTTCCGCACCCTCGGTGTTCCGCGGGAGATCCCGGCCACGGTCGGGCTCAGCCTCTACCGCATCGCGCAGGAGTCGCTCACGAACGTCCGCAAGCACGCGGGACCCTCCGCGCAGGCCGAGCTGCGGCTCCGCTACCTCGATGACGCCGTCGAGCTCGAGGTCGCCGACGACGGAGGCACCGGCCCGCACCCGACCGTCCCCGCGTCGTGCGGGCTGGGTCAGACGGGCATGCGCGAGCGGGCCGCGGCCGTCGGCGGGCGCATCGAGATGGGTCCGCGCGGCGACGGGTACCTCGTGCACGTGCACGTGCCGCTGTCGCGGGTGCGCGCTCCGGAGCGACCCCTCGAACCGGTAGCGTCGACCGGGGCGTCGCGGGGGCGCACCGACGCAGCGAGCGGGGGCCGCGCATGA
- a CDS encoding threonine aldolase family protein, whose product MSALHDPTVRGFASDNYSGVHDEVLAAIAAANGAHQVAYGEDVYTERLQHAFRREFGEQAQAFPVFNGTGANVTGLQSMLPRWGAVISAGTAHINSDEGGAPEKVGGIKILTVVSPDGKLTPDLVDEQAWGYGDEHRSQPLVVSITQSTELGTVYTPEEVRALADHAHAHGMRLHLDGARIANAAAALDVPLRAFTTDAGVDVLSFGGTKNGMLLGEAIVVLDPEASSGLRYLRKTNMQLASKMRFLSAQLLAMLGEDGEAEPLWLRSARRANAMAARLRAQLEESVAAGRIQGLAFTQPTQANAVFATLPSGVADRLREVSRFYDWNPATGEVRWVCSFDTTEDDIDVFTAAIERELTA is encoded by the coding sequence ATGAGCGCTCTGCACGATCCGACCGTCCGCGGTTTCGCCTCCGACAACTACTCCGGAGTGCACGACGAGGTGCTCGCGGCGATCGCCGCCGCCAACGGCGCGCACCAGGTCGCGTACGGCGAGGACGTCTACACCGAGCGGCTCCAGCACGCGTTCCGGCGCGAGTTCGGCGAGCAGGCGCAGGCGTTCCCGGTGTTCAACGGCACGGGCGCGAACGTCACCGGACTGCAGTCGATGCTCCCGCGCTGGGGCGCCGTGATCTCGGCCGGCACGGCGCACATCAACTCCGACGAGGGCGGGGCTCCCGAGAAGGTCGGCGGGATCAAGATCCTCACCGTCGTCTCGCCCGACGGCAAGCTCACCCCGGACCTCGTCGACGAGCAGGCCTGGGGCTACGGCGACGAGCACCGCTCGCAGCCGCTCGTCGTCTCGATCACGCAGTCGACCGAGCTCGGCACCGTCTACACCCCCGAGGAGGTGCGCGCTCTGGCCGATCACGCGCACGCGCACGGCATGCGCCTGCACCTCGACGGGGCGCGGATCGCGAACGCGGCGGCGGCGCTGGACGTGCCGCTGCGCGCCTTCACCACCGACGCCGGCGTCGACGTGCTGTCGTTCGGCGGCACCAAGAACGGGATGCTGCTGGGCGAGGCGATCGTCGTGCTCGACCCCGAGGCCTCCAGCGGCCTGCGTTACCTCCGCAAGACCAACATGCAGCTCGCATCGAAGATGCGCTTCCTCTCGGCGCAGCTGCTCGCGATGCTCGGCGAGGACGGCGAGGCGGAGCCGCTGTGGCTGCGCTCGGCCCGGCGCGCCAACGCCATGGCCGCCCGACTGCGCGCGCAGCTGGAGGAGTCGGTCGCCGCCGGACGGATCCAGGGGCTCGCGTTCACGCAGCCCACGCAGGCGAACGCGGTGTTCGCGACGCTGCCCTCGGGAGTCGCCGACCGCCTGCGCGAGGTGTCCCGCTTCTACGACTGGAACCCGGCGACGGGCGAGGTGCGCTGGGTCTGCTCGTTCGACACGACGGAGGACGACATCGACGTGTTCACGGCGGCGATCGAGCGCGAGCTGACGGCGTGA
- a CDS encoding nitroreductase family protein, which yields MPLATASRTATTSAPILDVLAERWSPRSFDTTAAISDETLASLLEAARWSPSASNSQPWRFIVARRGTPEFDRVAKHLVGFNAAWAGSAAALVVALAETVDADGKPRPWAVYDLGQAVAHLSIQAHHDGLHVHQMAGFEKDGLREEFAIDERFDPVTVAAIGVVGDPESLANDVLREREVAPRTRLPLEELVLVSA from the coding sequence ATGCCCCTCGCCACCGCGTCCCGCACCGCCACCACCAGCGCGCCGATCCTCGACGTGCTCGCCGAGCGCTGGAGCCCGCGCTCGTTCGACACGACGGCCGCGATCTCGGACGAGACCCTCGCCTCGCTGCTCGAGGCCGCGCGCTGGTCCCCCTCCGCCAGCAACTCGCAGCCCTGGCGCTTCATCGTGGCCCGCCGCGGCACGCCGGAGTTCGACCGCGTGGCGAAGCACCTCGTCGGCTTCAACGCCGCCTGGGCCGGCTCGGCCGCGGCGCTCGTCGTCGCCCTCGCCGAGACCGTCGACGCCGACGGCAAGCCGCGCCCCTGGGCCGTCTACGACCTCGGCCAGGCCGTCGCGCACCTCAGCATCCAGGCCCACCACGACGGACTGCACGTGCACCAGATGGCCGGCTTCGAGAAGGACGGGCTGCGCGAGGAGTTCGCGATCGACGAGCGCTTCGACCCCGTGACCGTCGCCGCCATCGGCGTCGTCGGCGACCCGGAGTCGCTCGCGAACGACGTGCTGCGCGAGCGCGAGGTCGCCCCGCGCACCCGCCTGCCCCTCGAGGAGCTCGTGCTCGTCAGCGCGTAG
- a CDS encoding DUF6421 family protein, which yields MSQFVQSTVVGEPEVLEDRVESSSAWLDLTAAVAAVQPLQAADGSLADPDRLEDARAALARIVTAIRTLAPAFPHDAAYLEALVVDFRRWSDEGLGVPDFLDSLQAFQPQLDRIDGLRHLVVFPMLTQNGSRERHVEAVLVEVVWPRFVAELEAGDYSNALFVPVRFVDFTSGYDTDSAVLFPETVAMRAVPAFTWGAIFADREAARFRRVVGRAAEITRLELPEDARRLIADQRLSEEAFVMWDLIHDRTHMRGDLPFDPFMIKQRMPFFLYSLEELRCDLTAFRESVAIERRLAAAERLDDEEERLAERARSVQYAILFDRLFRFPLTGSRVRNYDGLGGQLLFAWLHRNGVLHWTDTRLAFEWDGVADVVVALSDAIDELYWRSIDRPKTAHWLAAHALIASVLTPHPASAWARGLPDEVLLGAPRGFTDAVLDDEFPLSMFYEALAKKMGDVITSTRGITGRD from the coding sequence ATGTCGCAGTTCGTGCAGAGCACAGTCGTCGGAGAGCCGGAGGTCCTCGAGGACCGCGTCGAGTCCTCCTCCGCGTGGCTCGACCTCACGGCGGCGGTCGCCGCCGTGCAGCCCCTGCAGGCCGCCGACGGCTCCCTCGCCGACCCCGACCGCCTCGAGGACGCGCGGGCGGCTCTCGCTCGGATCGTCACCGCGATCCGCACGCTCGCCCCCGCGTTCCCGCACGACGCCGCCTACCTGGAGGCGCTCGTGGTCGACTTCCGCCGGTGGAGCGACGAGGGCCTCGGAGTGCCGGACTTCCTGGACTCCCTCCAGGCCTTCCAGCCCCAGCTCGACCGGATCGACGGGCTGCGCCACCTCGTCGTCTTCCCGATGCTGACGCAGAACGGCAGCCGCGAGCGCCACGTCGAGGCGGTGCTCGTCGAGGTCGTCTGGCCGCGCTTCGTCGCCGAGCTCGAGGCCGGCGACTACTCCAACGCGCTGTTCGTGCCGGTGCGCTTCGTCGACTTCACGTCCGGATACGACACGGACAGCGCCGTGCTCTTCCCCGAGACCGTCGCCATGCGCGCGGTCCCCGCCTTCACCTGGGGAGCGATCTTCGCGGATCGCGAAGCGGCCCGGTTCCGCCGCGTCGTCGGCCGTGCCGCCGAGATCACCCGCCTCGAGCTCCCCGAGGACGCGCGCCGGCTGATCGCCGACCAGCGCCTGTCCGAGGAGGCGTTCGTGATGTGGGACCTCATCCACGACCGCACCCACATGCGCGGAGACCTGCCGTTCGACCCGTTCATGATCAAGCAGCGCATGCCGTTCTTCCTGTACTCGCTCGAGGAGCTGCGCTGCGACCTGACGGCGTTCCGCGAATCGGTCGCGATCGAGCGCCGTCTCGCCGCGGCCGAGCGCCTCGACGACGAGGAGGAGCGCCTGGCCGAGCGCGCCCGCTCGGTGCAGTACGCGATCCTGTTCGACCGCCTGTTCCGCTTCCCGTTGACGGGCTCGCGGGTGCGCAACTACGACGGACTGGGCGGGCAGCTGCTGTTCGCCTGGCTGCACCGCAACGGGGTGCTGCACTGGACCGACACCCGGCTCGCCTTCGAGTGGGACGGCGTCGCCGACGTGGTCGTCGCCCTCTCGGACGCGATCGACGAGCTCTACTGGCGCTCGATCGACCGCCCGAAGACCGCGCACTGGCTGGCCGCGCACGCCCTGATCGCGTCGGTCCTCACTCCGCACCCCGCCTCGGCCTGGGCGCGCGGGCTGCCGGACGAGGTGCTCCTCGGAGCGCCGCGCGGCTTCACGGACGCGGTGCTGGACGACGAGTTCCCGCTGTCGATGTTCTACGAAGCCCTGGCCAAGAAGATGGGCGACGTGATCACGTCGACCCGGGGCATCACCGGACGCGACTGA
- a CDS encoding ABC transporter permease, with protein sequence MATRDDETTDADLIRRSTGMVQAPGAVGAAIAGPSVGASQKRLRDDSAAHARPLTSKRWFVVVGGALVPVVLLIAWQIVTTTGLVSLAVFPSPAMVWAAGIDLAQRGDLGQDMAISTQRVLIGFAIGSALGLVIGALFGLSRVWEVVLGPTLGAIRAVPSLAWVPLLLLWLGIGEESKITLITIGAFFPVFTTVATALGHVDRHLVEAGRAFGLSGVRLFTTVQLPAVVPAVIAGLRLALAQSWLFLVASELIASSMGLGFRLIDSQNNGRIDRVFLAIILLAVLGKLTDAVVGVFQRYAVAKWA encoded by the coding sequence ATGGCGACCCGAGACGACGAGACGACCGACGCCGACCTGATCCGGCGCAGCACCGGGATGGTGCAGGCGCCGGGCGCCGTCGGCGCCGCGATCGCGGGGCCGAGCGTCGGGGCGTCGCAGAAGCGGCTCCGCGACGACTCCGCCGCGCACGCCCGCCCGCTGACGTCGAAGCGCTGGTTCGTCGTGGTCGGCGGGGCGCTCGTCCCGGTCGTGCTCCTGATCGCGTGGCAGATCGTCACCACGACGGGTCTGGTCTCGCTGGCCGTGTTCCCCTCCCCCGCGATGGTCTGGGCGGCCGGGATCGATCTCGCCCAGCGCGGCGACCTCGGCCAGGACATGGCGATCTCGACCCAGCGCGTGCTGATCGGCTTCGCGATCGGATCGGCGCTCGGACTCGTCATCGGCGCGCTCTTCGGCCTCTCGCGCGTCTGGGAGGTCGTGCTCGGCCCGACGCTCGGCGCGATCCGCGCGGTCCCCTCGCTCGCCTGGGTGCCGCTGCTGCTGCTGTGGCTGGGCATCGGCGAGGAGTCGAAGATCACGCTGATCACGATCGGCGCGTTCTTCCCCGTGTTCACCACGGTCGCCACGGCGCTCGGCCACGTCGACCGCCACCTCGTGGAGGCCGGCCGGGCGTTCGGACTGTCGGGCGTGCGCCTCTTCACGACGGTGCAGCTGCCGGCCGTGGTCCCGGCAGTCATCGCGGGGCTCCGGCTCGCGCTCGCCCAGTCCTGGCTGTTCCTGGTCGCCTCCGAGCTGATCGCCTCGTCGATGGGCCTGGGCTTCCGCCTCATCGACAGCCAGAACAACGGGCGGATCGACCGCGTGTTCCTCGCGATCATCCTGCTCGCGGTGCTCGGCAAGCTCACCGACGCCGTGGTGGGCGTGTTCCAGCGCTACGCCGTGGCCAAGTGGGCGTGA
- a CDS encoding response regulator, whose protein sequence is MTEDIRVLLVDDQELVRAGFRIILESEPGIVIVGEARTGSEAIERASELCPDVICMDVQMPGMDGLAATREIVKDPRLCSSVLILTTFDRDDYLFDALSAGASGFLLKNASPEDLVDAVQVVARGDAMLAPDVTRRVIERFAAEPARNPEEHPAVAELTDREREVLVYLARGWSNAEIASQLFVGEATVKTHVSKILMKLRVRDRIQAVVFAYEHGIAVPGRS, encoded by the coding sequence ATGACCGAGGACATCCGCGTCCTGCTGGTGGACGACCAGGAGCTGGTCCGGGCGGGGTTCCGCATCATCCTGGAGTCGGAGCCGGGCATCGTCATCGTGGGCGAGGCCCGCACGGGGTCCGAGGCGATCGAGCGCGCCTCCGAGCTCTGCCCCGACGTCATCTGCATGGACGTGCAGATGCCCGGGATGGACGGTCTCGCCGCGACCCGCGAGATCGTGAAGGATCCGCGGCTGTGCTCGAGCGTCCTGATCCTCACGACGTTCGACCGCGACGACTACCTCTTCGACGCGCTCTCGGCCGGAGCGAGCGGCTTCCTGCTCAAGAACGCCTCTCCGGAGGATCTGGTCGACGCCGTGCAGGTGGTCGCGCGCGGCGACGCCATGCTCGCGCCCGACGTGACCCGCCGCGTGATCGAGCGCTTCGCCGCGGAGCCCGCGCGCAACCCGGAGGAGCACCCGGCCGTGGCGGAGCTGACCGACCGCGAGCGCGAAGTGCTCGTGTACCTGGCGCGGGGCTGGTCGAACGCCGAGATCGCCTCGCAGCTGTTCGTGGGCGAGGCGACCGTGAAGACGCACGTGTCGAAGATCCTGATGAAGCTGCGCGTGCGCGACCGGATCCAGGCGGTCGTGTTCGCCTACGAGCACGGGATCGCGGTGCCGGGGCGGTCCTGA
- a CDS encoding ABC transporter ATP-binding protein, with amino-acid sequence MTDTPTRTSLAFDADLGQSAFPVRFEGVGRTFSPGSPVLEDVDLEVAAGEVIAILGPSGCGKSTLLRIAAGLDTASAGSVLIDGRPVSGIDTRCAVAFQEPRLLPWRTIAANVALGLPRGTARTAARHAVEELLALVGLTAHASSRPREVSGGMAQRASLARALARNPGVLLLDEPFGALDALTRIRMQDLLLDVHAAAPATILLVTHDVDEALQLADRIVLLGRDEPGGVSRIQQIMRVPGARPRDRGSAELAERRAELLAGLGIERH; translated from the coding sequence ATGACCGACACGCCCACCCGCACGAGCCTGGCCTTCGACGCCGACCTCGGTCAGTCGGCGTTCCCGGTGCGCTTCGAAGGAGTGGGCCGCACGTTCTCGCCCGGATCGCCCGTGCTCGAGGACGTCGATCTCGAGGTCGCCGCCGGCGAGGTCATCGCGATCCTCGGCCCGAGCGGCTGCGGCAAGTCGACGCTGCTGCGCATCGCGGCGGGGCTCGACACGGCCTCCGCGGGTTCCGTGCTGATCGACGGGCGCCCCGTGTCGGGCATCGACACGCGCTGCGCCGTCGCGTTCCAGGAGCCGCGCCTGCTGCCGTGGCGCACGATCGCGGCGAACGTGGCGCTCGGGCTGCCGCGGGGCACCGCGCGCACGGCCGCGCGGCACGCCGTGGAGGAGCTGCTGGCGCTGGTCGGGCTGACCGCGCACGCCTCCTCCCGCCCGCGCGAGGTCTCGGGCGGCATGGCCCAGCGCGCCTCGCTCGCCCGGGCGCTCGCCCGGAACCCCGGCGTTCTGCTGCTCGACGAGCCGTTCGGCGCGCTCGACGCGCTCACCCGCATCCGGATGCAGGACCTCCTGCTCGACGTGCACGCGGCCGCCCCGGCGACGATCCTGCTGGTCACGCACGACGTCGACGAGGCCCTGCAGCTGGCCGACCGCATCGTGCTCCTCGGCCGCGACGAGCCGGGAGGCGTCTCGCGGATCCAGCAGATCATGCGGGTTCCGGGCGCTCGTCCGCGCGATCGCGGGTCGGCAGAGCTGGCGGAGCGACGCGCCGAGCTGCTCGCCGGGCTCGGCATCGAGCGGCACTGA
- the lpdA gene encoding dihydrolipoyl dehydrogenase yields MAQHFDVVVLGAGPGGYVAAIRAAQLGKSVAIVEKQYWGGVCLNVGCIPSKALLRNAELAHIFHSQAKQFGISGDVSFDFGAAFDRSRTVADGRTKGVHFLMKKNKITEFDGTGSFTGPQGLDVQLTKGGSESLTFDDAIIATGASVRLLPGVELSENVVTYETQIMTRDLPDTMAIVGAGAIGMEFAYVLKNYGVDVTIIEFMDRALPNEDPDVSKEIQKQYKKLGVEILTSTKVESVVDKDGYVTVTYTAKDGTQSTLEVDKVLMSIGWVPRVEGFGLENTGVELTERGAIAIDDHMRTNVPHIYAIGDVTAKLQLAHVAEAQGVVAAETLAGAETQTLGDYRMMPRATFCQPQIASFGLTEKQATDEGHEITVSTFPFMANGKAHGLGEPTGFVKLIASKQYGELLGAHMIGPDVSELLPELTLAQKWDLTATELARNVHTHPTLSEALQEGFHGLKGHMINM; encoded by the coding sequence ATGGCCCAGCACTTCGACGTCGTCGTCCTGGGGGCCGGCCCCGGCGGGTACGTGGCCGCGATCCGAGCGGCGCAGCTCGGCAAGTCCGTCGCCATCGTCGAGAAGCAGTACTGGGGCGGTGTCTGCCTCAACGTCGGCTGCATCCCGTCGAAGGCGCTGCTGCGCAACGCCGAGCTCGCCCACATCTTCCATTCGCAGGCCAAGCAGTTCGGCATCTCGGGCGACGTCTCGTTCGACTTCGGCGCGGCGTTCGACCGCAGCCGCACGGTCGCCGACGGACGCACCAAGGGCGTCCACTTCCTGATGAAGAAGAACAAGATCACCGAGTTCGACGGCACCGGCTCCTTCACCGGCCCGCAGGGCCTCGACGTCCAGCTGACCAAGGGTGGCTCGGAGTCGCTGACGTTCGACGACGCGATCATCGCGACCGGTGCGAGCGTCCGCCTGCTCCCCGGCGTCGAGCTCTCCGAGAACGTCGTCACCTACGAGACGCAGATCATGACGCGCGACCTGCCCGACACGATGGCCATCGTGGGCGCCGGCGCGATCGGCATGGAGTTCGCGTACGTCCTGAAGAACTACGGCGTCGACGTCACGATCATCGAGTTCATGGACCGCGCCCTCCCCAACGAGGACCCGGACGTCTCCAAGGAGATCCAGAAGCAGTACAAGAAGCTCGGCGTCGAGATCCTCACCTCGACCAAGGTCGAGTCGGTCGTCGACAAGGACGGCTACGTCACCGTGACCTACACCGCGAAGGACGGCACGCAGTCGACCCTCGAGGTCGACAAGGTCCTGATGTCGATCGGCTGGGTCCCCCGCGTCGAGGGCTTCGGCCTCGAGAACACGGGCGTCGAGCTGACCGAGCGCGGAGCGATCGCGATCGACGACCACATGCGCACGAACGTTCCGCACATCTACGCCATCGGCGACGTGACCGCGAAGCTGCAGCTCGCCCACGTGGCCGAGGCGCAGGGCGTCGTCGCCGCCGAGACCCTCGCCGGTGCCGAGACCCAGACGCTGGGCGACTACCGCATGATGCCGCGCGCGACGTTCTGCCAGCCGCAGATCGCCTCCTTCGGCCTCACCGAGAAGCAGGCGACCGACGAGGGCCACGAGATCACCGTCTCGACCTTCCCCTTCATGGCGAACGGCAAGGCGCACGGCCTCGGCGAGCCCACCGGCTTCGTCAAGCTCATCGCGAGCAAGCAGTACGGCGAGCTCCTCGGCGCGCACATGATCGGCCCGGACGTCTCCGAGCTGCTCCCCGAGCTCACGCTCGCGCAGAAGTGGGACCTCACCGCGACCGAGTTGGCGCGCAACGTGCACACCCACCCGACGCTGTCGGAGGCGCTCCAGGAGGGCTTCCACGGCCTCAAGGGCCACATGATCAACATGTGA